One window of the Brevundimonas goettingensis genome contains the following:
- a CDS encoding alpha/beta hydrolase, whose amino-acid sequence MLTLLLAGALALAQTAAPVSTDVALPSRPAPLHGTLLTPAGATTAVAVIIPGSGPTDRDGNSPQFGFAAGNLRLLAEGLATHGVATLRIDKRGIAASAAAGPSETDARFDAYAEDARAWAAEAARRAGQPCAWLVGHSEGSLVALQAVQTPDDRICGVISLAGAGRPAGVVLREQFSGLPEPLKTQAYAAFTELEAGRTVSDFPAELASVFRPSVQPYLISWLPLDPAKLAATYRGPLFIGQGTTDLQVSMTDAEALAAARPDATMVRFEGANHMFKIAPADRDANIATYRDPSLPLAPGVVDAVAAFIASH is encoded by the coding sequence ATGCTGACCCTCCTGCTCGCGGGCGCCCTTGCGCTCGCCCAGACCGCCGCGCCGGTTTCGACCGACGTCGCCCTGCCCTCCCGGCCTGCCCCCCTCCACGGGACCTTGCTGACGCCTGCCGGAGCCACGACGGCGGTTGCGGTGATCATCCCCGGATCCGGCCCCACCGACCGGGACGGAAACTCACCCCAGTTCGGCTTCGCCGCCGGCAATCTTCGTCTCCTGGCCGAGGGGCTTGCCACACACGGCGTCGCAACGCTGCGGATCGACAAGCGAGGAATCGCCGCAAGCGCCGCCGCCGGACCCTCGGAGACCGACGCGCGATTCGACGCCTATGCCGAGGACGCGCGCGCCTGGGCCGCGGAGGCCGCCCGCCGCGCCGGCCAGCCCTGCGCCTGGCTTGTCGGCCATAGCGAAGGCTCGCTCGTCGCCCTCCAGGCCGTACAGACTCCGGACGACCGCATTTGCGGCGTGATCTCCCTGGCCGGCGCCGGACGCCCCGCCGGCGTTGTGCTGCGCGAACAATTCTCCGGCCTGCCCGAGCCCCTCAAGACCCAGGCCTATGCGGCCTTTACGGAGCTGGAGGCCGGCCGCACCGTTTCGGACTTCCCGGCCGAACTTGCGAGCGTCTTCCGCCCCTCGGTCCAGCCCTATCTGATCTCCTGGCTGCCGCTCGACCCGGCCAAGCTGGCGGCGACGTATCGCGGGCCCCTGTTCATTGGTCAGGGGACGACCGACCTTCAGGTCAGCATGACCGATGCCGAGGCCCTGGCCGCCGCGCGCCCGGACGCGACCATGGTTCGCTTCGAAGGGGCCAATCACATGTTTAAAATCGCGCCGGCCGATCGCGACGCGAATATTGCGACCTATCGCGACCCGTCCCTGCCTCTGGCCCCGGGCGTCGTCGACGCGGTCGCGGCCTTCATCGCCTCACACTAG
- a CDS encoding prephenate dehydrogenase: MTSKAGGRTGGRLGLIGFGAFGRLTARHLSDRFEILAYDPAATDDLGLIRLAGLEEAAACPIVILAVPVEALAATVRAIAPHVAPDALIIDVGSVKVLPARLMAEGLADGVRLVGTHPLFGPQSGKDGIAGLRIAVCPINDDRAARRVSAFCRRALGLKVFAVSPEDHDREAAVVQGLTHLIARVLLAMEPLPSRMTTASFERIMQAVEMVRHDSPAVFRAIERDNPFAAGVRERFFALADEARAELDGPES, translated from the coding sequence GTGACCTCGAAGGCCGGCGGCAGGACCGGAGGCCGACTGGGGCTGATCGGCTTCGGCGCTTTCGGGCGGCTGACTGCACGCCATCTGTCGGATCGGTTCGAGATCCTGGCGTACGATCCGGCGGCGACGGACGATCTGGGGCTGATCCGGCTGGCCGGGCTGGAAGAGGCCGCGGCCTGTCCGATCGTCATTCTGGCCGTGCCCGTGGAGGCGCTGGCGGCGACGGTCAGGGCCATAGCGCCGCATGTGGCGCCCGACGCCCTGATCATCGACGTCGGCTCGGTGAAGGTGCTGCCCGCGCGGCTGATGGCCGAGGGCCTGGCCGACGGCGTGCGTCTGGTCGGGACCCATCCGCTGTTCGGGCCGCAGAGCGGCAAGGACGGGATCGCGGGACTGAGGATCGCCGTCTGTCCGATCAACGACGACCGGGCGGCGCGGCGGGTCTCCGCCTTCTGCAGGAGGGCGCTGGGGCTGAAGGTCTTCGCCGTCTCGCCCGAGGACCACGACCGCGAGGCGGCGGTGGTGCAGGGGCTGACCCATCTGATCGCCCGGGTCCTGCTGGCCATGGAGCCACTGCCGAGCCGGATGACGACCGCCAGCTTCGAGCGGATCATGCAGGCGGTGGAGATGGTGCGCCACGACAGCCCTGCGGTGTTCCGGGCCATCGAGCGCGACAATCCCTTCGCCGCCGGGGTCCGCGAGCGGTTCTTCGCCCTGGCGGACGAGGCGCGTGCGGAACTGGATGGTCCCGAGAGCTAG
- the ygfZ gene encoding CAF17-like 4Fe-4S cluster assembly/insertion protein YgfZ, whose product MTNLAGLDSRALIRVSGEDAKSFLNNLLTQEVETLGEGELRFGALLSPPGRLLFDLFLFGDGDAVLLDVAADRREALIQRLSMYKLRARVEVAADDRPVTASWPAVAEGFVADPRTALLGGRRYGETGTTTAPEADYDAHRLAVGVPDPARDTAVDRTYPIEADFDLLNGIDFAKGCFVGQETTSRMKRRGAIRNRMLPLVFDGPAPAVGAEVLLNGDRRAGEVMTGADGSAIALLRLDRIDGDLTVEGRSVTVRRPDWMPVEPAPHSED is encoded by the coding sequence ATGACAAACCTCGCCGGCCTCGACAGCCGCGCCCTGATCCGTGTGTCGGGTGAGGACGCGAAGTCTTTTCTGAACAATCTGCTGACCCAGGAAGTCGAGACCCTGGGTGAAGGCGAGCTGCGTTTCGGCGCCCTGCTCTCTCCGCCCGGACGGCTGCTGTTCGACCTCTTCCTTTTCGGAGACGGGGATGCGGTGCTGCTGGATGTCGCGGCCGACCGGCGCGAGGCCCTGATCCAGCGCCTCTCGATGTACAAACTCCGGGCCAGGGTCGAGGTCGCCGCCGACGACCGTCCTGTCACCGCCAGCTGGCCCGCGGTCGCCGAGGGCTTCGTCGCCGACCCGCGCACCGCCCTGCTCGGCGGCCGCCGCTACGGCGAGACCGGAACCACCACCGCGCCCGAGGCCGACTACGACGCCCACCGCCTCGCCGTCGGCGTGCCCGATCCGGCGCGCGACACGGCGGTGGATCGCACCTATCCGATCGAGGCGGACTTCGACCTCCTGAACGGCATCGACTTCGCCAAGGGCTGTTTCGTCGGCCAGGAGACGACCTCGCGCATGAAGCGGCGCGGCGCCATTCGCAACCGCATGCTGCCCCTCGTCTTCGACGGCCCTGCGCCCGCCGTCGGGGCCGAGGTCCTGCTGAACGGAGACCGCCGGGCGGGCGAAGTCATGACCGGTGCCGACGGCTCGGCTATCGCCCTGCTGCGGCTGGACCGGATCGACGGCGACCTGACGGTCGAAGGCCGTTCCGTGACCGTCCGCCGCCCTGACTGGATGCCTGTCGAACCGGCGCCACACTCTGAAGACTGA
- a CDS encoding metalloregulator ArsR/SmtB family transcription factor — MNTLFKALSHPVRRRIVAMLRKGPMASGDIAAAFDMSWPTITGHLNALKEAGLVSPEREGQTIRYRLEISAVEEAMAFLMEIAGTGSTAADALVAAKGETER; from the coding sequence ATGAACACCCTGTTCAAGGCCCTGTCGCACCCGGTCCGCCGCCGCATCGTCGCGATGCTGCGCAAGGGCCCCATGGCGTCCGGCGACATCGCCGCCGCTTTCGACATGAGCTGGCCGACCATCACCGGCCATCTGAACGCGCTCAAGGAGGCCGGCCTCGTCAGCCCCGAGCGCGAGGGCCAGACCATCCGCTACCGGCTGGAGATCTCCGCCGTCGAGGAGGCCATGGCCTTCCTCATGGAGATCGCGGGGACGGGAAGCACAGCCGCGGACGCGTTGGTAGCCGCAAAGGGGGAGACTGAACGATGA
- a CDS encoding dihydroorotase — MKTYDLIVRGGEVCNHAGRGMADVGVNDGRVEFVGDLSQASAGETFDATGLTVLPGVIDTQVHFREPGLEWKEDLESGSRAAALGGVVAVFEMPNTEPSTTDPDALADKLARARDRMWTDHAFYIGGTHANASMLGELERLPGCCGIKVFMGASTGTLLVADDDGVREVLRHVKRRATFHSEDEYRLVERRPLARTGDWTSHPEVRDAESAIRSTRRLVALARETGARIHVLHVTTAEEIEFLADNKDVATVEVTPQHLTLDGDEAYARLKGLAQMNPPIRSQPHIAGLWRGIEHGVADVLGSDHAPHTLEEKARPYPASPSGMPGVQTLVPVMLTHVANGKLSLERFVDLTSAGANRVFGTAGKGRMAEGYDADLTIVDLKAKKTLIHADMATRSGWTPFDGFEATGLPMATIIRGRTVMRDGELIGKAGGRPVRFQETLKP; from the coding sequence ATGAAGACCTATGACCTGATCGTGCGGGGCGGCGAGGTCTGTAATCACGCCGGGCGCGGGATGGCGGACGTCGGGGTCAATGACGGCCGCGTCGAATTCGTCGGCGACCTGTCGCAGGCCTCGGCGGGCGAGACGTTCGACGCCACGGGGCTGACGGTCCTGCCCGGCGTCATCGACACCCAGGTCCACTTCCGCGAGCCGGGGCTGGAGTGGAAGGAAGACCTCGAGAGCGGATCGCGCGCCGCGGCCCTGGGCGGCGTCGTCGCCGTGTTCGAGATGCCGAACACCGAACCCTCGACGACCGATCCGGACGCCTTGGCCGACAAGCTGGCCCGCGCCCGCGACCGGATGTGGACGGACCACGCCTTCTATATCGGCGGGACCCACGCCAACGCCTCGATGCTGGGCGAGCTGGAGCGTCTGCCCGGCTGCTGCGGCATCAAGGTCTTCATGGGCGCCTCGACCGGCACCCTGCTGGTCGCCGACGACGACGGGGTGCGCGAGGTGCTGCGCCATGTGAAGCGGCGCGCGACCTTCCACTCCGAGGACGAATACCGTCTGGTCGAGCGCCGGCCTCTGGCCCGCACCGGCGACTGGACCAGCCACCCCGAGGTGCGTGACGCCGAGAGCGCCATCCGCTCGACCAGGCGCCTTGTGGCCCTGGCGCGCGAGACCGGCGCCCGCATCCACGTCCTGCATGTCACGACGGCGGAAGAGATCGAATTCCTGGCCGACAACAAGGACGTGGCCACGGTCGAGGTCACGCCCCAGCACCTGACGCTGGACGGCGACGAGGCCTATGCGCGTCTGAAGGGTCTGGCCCAGATGAACCCGCCGATCCGCAGCCAGCCGCATATCGCCGGCCTGTGGCGCGGCATCGAGCACGGCGTCGCCGACGTGCTGGGCTCGGACCACGCGCCGCATACGCTGGAAGAGAAGGCGCGGCCCTATCCGGCGTCGCCGTCGGGCATGCCGGGGGTGCAGACCCTGGTGCCGGTCATGCTGACCCATGTCGCCAACGGCAAGCTGTCGCTGGAGCGTTTCGTCGATCTGACCTCGGCGGGCGCCAACCGGGTGTTCGGCACGGCGGGCAAGGGGCGGATGGCCGAGGGCTATGACGCCGACCTGACCATCGTCGACCTGAAGGCGAAGAAGACCCTGATCCATGCCGACATGGCCACCCGTTCGGGCTGGACGCCGTTCGACGGCTTCGAGGCGACCGGTCTGCCGATGGCGACGATCATTCGCGGCCGTACGGTGATGCGCGACGGCGAGCTGATCGGCAAGGCGGGCGGGCGTCCCGTGCGCTTCCAGGAAACCCTGAAGCCGTGA
- a CDS encoding SdpI family protein: MTLKLTPLDKLSGLVFAAQMILAGNTAINGPTGPIPTHFTLSGQPDGWSDRTELALMIAGMATLGLLLSGGLGLAAARAEEDGDTRRRRGLKAAQAVILIAFVGIAGLTVALSLGGVGDRADGPGTMMAVFGLLLAAIGALLGRVGPNPWVGVKTPWAYKSRTAWDRSNRLAGRLWFFGGIGAIALSTVIPQPLGLQALFVFVIASALLAVFESWRVWRTDPDRQPF, from the coding sequence ATGACCCTGAAACTCACGCCGCTCGACAAGCTCAGCGGCCTCGTCTTCGCAGCCCAGATGATCCTCGCCGGCAACACGGCCATCAACGGCCCGACCGGCCCTATCCCGACCCATTTCACCCTCTCAGGTCAGCCCGATGGCTGGAGCGACCGGACCGAACTGGCCCTGATGATCGCCGGGATGGCGACACTCGGCCTCCTGCTCAGCGGCGGCCTTGGGCTGGCGGCCGCCCGGGCCGAAGAGGATGGCGACACGAGGCGGCGCCGTGGCCTGAAGGCGGCCCAGGCCGTGATCCTGATCGCCTTCGTCGGCATCGCCGGTCTGACAGTCGCCCTCAGCCTAGGCGGCGTGGGCGACCGCGCCGACGGGCCCGGTACGATGATGGCGGTCTTCGGCCTGCTGCTCGCCGCCATCGGCGCCCTTCTGGGCCGCGTCGGGCCCAATCCCTGGGTCGGGGTCAAGACGCCCTGGGCCTACAAGAGCCGAACCGCCTGGGACCGGTCGAACCGGCTGGCCGGCCGGCTCTGGTTCTTCGGCGGGATTGGCGCCATCGCCCTCTCGACGGTCATTCCACAGCCGCTGGGCCTGCAGGCGTTGTTCGTGTTCGTGATCGCCAGCGCCCTGCTGGCCGTGTTCGAAAGCTGGCGTGTCTGGCGCACTGACCCCGACCGCCAACCCTTCTAG
- a CDS encoding 3-oxoacyl-ACP reductase, whose protein sequence is MNISDQIVLVTGGARGVGAAVVRAFAGQGARVVINWRASGDKAEALAAELGDRVMAYQADVADRSAVEAMVAATEAKFGGPITTVINNALDYSFNGDARSVLTDIGWAEMESQFSTVVRGALNVIQAAVPGMCRNGGGRVVNIGTNLFQNPVVPYHDYTAAKAALLSLTRTAAGDLGPKGITVNMVSGGLLRTTDASAATPDAVFDLIAGMTPLRSVTTPEEFADAVLFFASPWSRAVTGQNLVVDGGLVRD, encoded by the coding sequence ATGAACATCAGCGACCAGATCGTCCTCGTCACCGGCGGGGCGCGCGGCGTGGGCGCGGCGGTGGTGAGGGCCTTCGCGGGGCAGGGCGCGCGGGTGGTGATCAACTGGCGGGCCAGCGGCGACAAGGCCGAGGCGCTGGCGGCCGAGCTCGGTGACCGCGTCATGGCGTACCAGGCCGACGTCGCCGACCGGTCTGCGGTCGAGGCCATGGTCGCGGCGACCGAGGCGAAGTTCGGCGGACCGATCACGACGGTGATCAACAATGCGCTGGACTACAGCTTCAACGGCGATGCGCGCTCGGTCCTGACCGACATCGGCTGGGCCGAGATGGAGAGCCAGTTCTCGACCGTGGTGCGCGGCGCCCTGAACGTCATCCAGGCGGCCGTGCCCGGCATGTGCCGCAACGGGGGCGGCAGGGTGGTCAACATCGGCACCAACCTGTTCCAGAACCCGGTCGTGCCCTATCACGACTACACCGCCGCCAAGGCCGCGCTCCTGTCCCTGACCCGCACGGCGGCGGGCGACCTGGGGCCCAAGGGGATCACCGTCAACATGGTCTCGGGCGGCCTGCTGCGGACCACCGACGCCTCAGCCGCGACGCCCGACGCCGTCTTCGACCTGATCGCCGGCATGACCCCGCTGCGGAGCGTCACCACGCCGGAGGAGTTCGCCGACGCGGTGCTATTCTTCGCCTCGCCCTGGAGCCGGGCCGTGACGGGGCAGAATCTGGTGGTCGATGGGGGGTTGGTGCGGGATTGA
- a CDS encoding ribonuclease HII: protein MTGKIAKPQLAPKRTLPKSDRAFPTTALEVLLSQSVGGPVCGVDEAGRGPWAGPVSAAAVILNPDDLPEGIDDSKALTEKRRFELEPRIKASAIAWGVGFASVEEIEELNILHATGLAMCRAIEALGVEPKAALVDGNYRFKLPCDVKTVVGGDGLSLSIAAASILAKTARDRLMIELDAQYPGYGFASHKGYNAPIHQAALKAMGPCPAHRPSWAPIRALLEG, encoded by the coding sequence ATGACCGGCAAGATCGCCAAACCCCAGCTCGCCCCGAAGCGCACCCTCCCGAAGTCAGACCGTGCCTTCCCAACCACCGCGCTCGAGGTGCTGCTCAGCCAGTCCGTCGGCGGGCCGGTCTGCGGCGTGGACGAGGCCGGGCGCGGGCCGTGGGCCGGTCCCGTCTCGGCGGCGGCTGTGATCCTGAACCCCGACGATTTGCCCGAGGGCATCGACGACTCCAAGGCCCTGACCGAAAAGCGCCGCTTCGAACTCGAGCCCCGCATCAAGGCCTCTGCCATTGCCTGGGGCGTCGGCTTCGCCTCGGTGGAGGAGATCGAGGAGCTCAACATCCTCCATGCTACGGGCCTGGCCATGTGCCGCGCCATCGAGGCGCTAGGGGTTGAGCCGAAGGCCGCGCTGGTGGACGGCAATTACCGGTTCAAGCTGCCCTGCGATGTAAAGACTGTGGTCGGCGGCGACGGCCTGTCCCTGTCGATCGCGGCGGCCTCGATCCTGGCCAAGACGGCGCGCGACCGGCTGATGATCGAGCTCGACGCCCAATACCCGGGCTACGGCTTCGCCAGCCACAAGGGCTACAATGCCCCCATCCACCAGGCGGCCCTGAAAGCCATGGGCCCCTGTCCGGCCCACCGCCCCAGCTGGGCGCCGATCCGGGCCTTGCTCGAAGGCTGA
- a CDS encoding DNA adenine methylase, with protein sequence MIKYLGSKRALLDPIKAAVARVLPEGGTVCDLFSGSARVGHALKGQGYRVWSNDINTYAHTLATAYVQADREVWSDRAAAVIAELGEVKPEAGWFTKTFCEDARFFHPENGARIDAMRDRIVAMGLEPELEAVAMVSLMEAADRVDSTAGVHMAYMKAWAPRALKPLSLRMPDLLPGVAGGPCRATQGDAVEIAAQVEADLVYLDPPYNQHSYLGNYHVWESLVLWDKPETYGIANKRVDVRTRKSAFNSKPGIGPALGAVIEAIQAPNLIVSFNDEGYLSRDQLVEMLSARGRVQVVEIDRPRYVGARIGIHNPKGEKVGAVGRLKNVEYLFLVTDRVVALPEAA encoded by the coding sequence ATGATCAAATATCTCGGCTCGAAACGGGCCCTTCTTGATCCCATCAAGGCGGCCGTTGCGCGCGTCCTGCCCGAGGGCGGGACCGTCTGCGACCTGTTCTCCGGCAGCGCCCGGGTGGGCCACGCCCTGAAGGGGCAGGGCTATCGGGTCTGGTCCAACGACATCAACACCTATGCCCATACGCTGGCGACGGCCTATGTGCAGGCGGACCGCGAGGTCTGGTCGGACAGGGCCGCCGCGGTCATCGCCGAGCTGGGCGAGGTGAAGCCCGAGGCCGGCTGGTTCACCAAGACCTTCTGCGAGGACGCCCGCTTCTTCCATCCGGAGAACGGGGCGCGGATCGACGCCATGCGCGACCGGATCGTGGCCATGGGGCTGGAGCCGGAGCTGGAGGCCGTCGCCATGGTCTCGCTGATGGAGGCCGCCGACCGGGTGGATTCCACCGCCGGGGTGCATATGGCCTATATGAAGGCCTGGGCGCCGCGGGCCCTGAAGCCCCTGTCGCTGAGGATGCCCGACCTGCTGCCGGGCGTGGCGGGCGGGCCGTGCCGGGCGACGCAGGGCGATGCGGTCGAGATCGCGGCCCAGGTCGAGGCCGACCTCGTCTATCTGGACCCGCCCTACAACCAGCATTCCTATCTCGGGAATTACCACGTCTGGGAAAGTCTGGTGCTGTGGGACAAGCCCGAGACCTATGGGATCGCGAACAAGCGGGTCGATGTCCGCACGAGGAAGAGCGCCTTCAACTCCAAGCCCGGCATCGGCCCTGCTCTGGGGGCGGTGATCGAGGCGATCCAGGCGCCCAATCTGATCGTGTCGTTCAACGACGAAGGCTATCTGAGCCGCGACCAGCTGGTCGAGATGCTGTCGGCGCGCGGACGGGTGCAGGTGGTGGAGATCGACCGCCCCCGCTACGTCGGCGCCCGCATCGGCATTCATAATCCCAAGGGCGAGAAGGTCGGCGCCGTCGGGCGGCTGAAGAATGTCGAGTATCTGTTCCTCGTCACCGATCGGGTTGTGGCCCTGCCGGAGGCGGCTTAA
- a CDS encoding deoxyguanosinetriphosphate triphosphohydrolase: MSQTPPNDTPFADTCGFAPYAEIPSDTFGRLVPEPASRTRNAFARDRDRIIHSTAFRRLKGKTQVFVAHEGDHYRTRLTHSLEVAQIARSLAHALGLDQDLAETIALAHDLGHPPFGHAGEDELQVQMEPFGGFDHNVQTFRVVTKLERRYPGFDGLNLSWETVEGVVKHNGPVTHKLDDPAWKAIADYTRTSNNPDWDLRLNSFASLEAQAAAIADDIAYNNHDVDDGLQAGLFTLTDLAEVPLIGPALASVRADWPDLDERMVRLEAVRRMIGLMVDDVLAETERRLAADRIVTPEDVRTARRTLIQFSDAMMADLGVLRAFLFERMYRHYRVNRTRSQARRILAEMFQLFMAEPEVLPPEWFGRAGSDDLNRRARAVCDYIAGMTDRYAIEEHRRLFSIDLIRDL, encoded by the coding sequence TTGAGCCAGACACCCCCCAACGACACGCCGTTCGCCGATACCTGCGGCTTCGCCCCCTATGCGGAGATCCCGTCCGACACCTTCGGGCGGCTGGTTCCGGAGCCCGCCAGCCGGACGCGCAATGCCTTCGCCCGCGACCGCGACCGGATCATCCATTCGACCGCCTTCCGCCGCCTGAAGGGCAAGACCCAGGTGTTTGTGGCGCATGAGGGCGACCACTACCGCACCCGCCTGACCCACAGTCTGGAGGTGGCCCAGATCGCCCGGTCGCTGGCCCACGCCCTTGGGCTGGACCAGGATCTGGCCGAGACCATCGCCCTGGCCCACGACCTGGGCCATCCGCCGTTCGGCCATGCGGGCGAGGACGAGCTGCAGGTGCAGATGGAGCCGTTCGGCGGCTTCGACCACAATGTCCAGACCTTCCGCGTGGTGACGAAGCTGGAGCGCCGCTATCCGGGCTTCGACGGGCTGAACCTGTCGTGGGAGACGGTCGAGGGGGTGGTCAAGCACAACGGCCCGGTGACCCACAAGCTGGATGACCCGGCCTGGAAGGCCATCGCCGATTACACGCGCACCAGCAATAATCCCGACTGGGATCTGAGGCTGAACAGCTTCGCCTCGCTGGAGGCCCAGGCAGCGGCGATCGCGGACGACATCGCCTACAACAACCACGACGTGGACGACGGGCTGCAGGCCGGGCTGTTCACCCTGACCGATCTGGCCGAGGTGCCGCTGATCGGACCGGCGCTGGCGAGCGTGCGCGCCGACTGGCCCGATCTGGACGAGCGGATGGTGCGGCTGGAGGCTGTGCGGAGGATGATCGGCCTGATGGTCGATGACGTCCTGGCCGAGACCGAGCGGCGGCTCGCTGCGGACCGGATCGTCACGCCCGAGGACGTGCGCACGGCCAGGCGAACCCTGATCCAGTTCTCCGACGCCATGATGGCCGACCTGGGCGTGCTGCGCGCCTTTCTGTTCGAGCGGATGTACCGCCATTATCGCGTCAACCGGACCCGCAGCCAGGCGCGGCGGATCCTGGCCGAGATGTTCCAGCTGTTCATGGCCGAGCCCGAGGTTCTGCCGCCGGAATGGTTCGGGCGGGCCGGGTCGGACGATCTGAACCGGCGGGCGAGGGCGGTGTGCGACTATATCGCCGGCATGACCGACCGCTATGCGATCGAGGAACACCGGCGGCTGTTCAGCATCGACCTGATCCGCGACCTGTGA
- a CDS encoding DNA-3-methyladenine glycosylase I, whose amino-acid sequence MTESLHRCAPHRCAWCGTDPLYVAYHDTEWGVPEYDPRALWEKLVLDGFQAGLAWITILRKRETLRAAFADFDPAKVALFDDADRERLMNDPGIIRSRAKIEAAIKGAQIYLEMQASGEDFSEWLWSFVGGAPMQGRRAGMGDIPTQTPESVAMAKALKKRGFNFCGPVIVYAFMQATGMVNDHIQPCFRCEEVQAMSGPA is encoded by the coding sequence ATGACCGAATCCCTGCATCGCTGCGCCCCCCACCGCTGCGCATGGTGCGGGACCGACCCGCTCTATGTCGCCTATCATGACACCGAATGGGGCGTGCCCGAATACGACCCGCGCGCCCTGTGGGAGAAGCTGGTGCTGGACGGGTTTCAGGCAGGCCTGGCCTGGATCACGATCCTCAGGAAGCGTGAGACCCTGCGCGCCGCCTTCGCCGACTTCGATCCGGCAAAGGTCGCCCTGTTTGATGACGCCGACCGCGAGCGGCTGATGAACGACCCGGGCATCATCCGCTCCCGCGCCAAGATCGAGGCCGCCATCAAGGGCGCGCAGATCTATCTGGAGATGCAGGCCTCGGGCGAGGACTTCTCGGAATGGCTCTGGTCCTTCGTCGGCGGGGCGCCGATGCAGGGCCGTCGCGCCGGCATGGGCGACATCCCGACCCAGACGCCCGAGTCGGTCGCCATGGCCAAGGCGCTCAAGAAACGCGGCTTCAACTTCTGCGGCCCGGTCATCGTCTACGCCTTCATGCAGGCCACCGGCATGGTCAACGACCACATCCAGCCCTGCTTCCGCTGCGAGGAAGTCCAGGCCATGAGCGGTCCGGCGTAG
- the erpA gene encoding iron-sulfur cluster insertion protein ErpA → MTSVQSTAPFELKVATRTPEGIVLSPSAAKRLARLGAAEGHTVMLRVAVEGGGCSGFQYQMDLVQTAEPDDLRIETDGQTLLVDPISVPFLKGSEVAYVDELAGAQFVVRNPNAASSCGCGVSFSI, encoded by the coding sequence ATGACCAGCGTCCAATCCACGGCCCCGTTCGAACTGAAGGTCGCCACCCGCACGCCCGAGGGCATCGTCCTGTCGCCCAGCGCCGCGAAGCGTCTGGCCAGGCTCGGCGCCGCCGAGGGTCATACGGTCATGCTCCGCGTCGCCGTCGAGGGCGGCGGCTGCTCCGGCTTCCAGTACCAGATGGACCTCGTCCAGACCGCCGAGCCCGACGACCTGCGCATCGAAACCGACGGCCAGACCCTGCTGGTCGACCCGATCTCGGTTCCCTTCCTCAAAGGTTCGGAGGTGGCTTACGTTGACGAACTGGCCGGGGCGCAGTTCGTGGTGCGCAATCCGAACGCTGCAAGCAGCTGCGGATGTGGGGTGAGCTTCTCGATCTGA
- a CDS encoding glycosyltransferase family 9 protein produces MAARFPILYIAEAEAEAAVLSSGVLAYLVEAMPQATFTVVGSPATSPLFADTPRLDRLLTLDRDGRFEWIALWNQVRETKWGLVVDMRGSTLSGKLRRQKRAVRGKVNPELHAVEQAADILKLDEVPAPRLFFGEETQGLADAIVRPDGKPILAVGPGTDWIGKRWPADRYSRVVAALLADDGPLAGGRLLIVGEEADRDLAHTIRLAVARNRVIETQGKLTRLQTAAALSHASLYVGADSIWTQLAVAAGVPSVAVFGPSDEGQVGPWQGASVRGPRSLDEFKTLDPRLNQAIQHMMDLPAERVLKAAKKLLAAKTSA; encoded by the coding sequence ATGGCGGCGCGTTTTCCCATTCTCTACATCGCCGAGGCCGAGGCTGAGGCCGCGGTGCTCTCGTCCGGCGTCCTGGCCTATCTGGTCGAGGCGATGCCCCAGGCGACCTTCACCGTGGTCGGATCGCCCGCGACCTCGCCCCTGTTCGCCGACACCCCGCGCCTCGACCGGCTGCTGACCCTCGACCGCGACGGCCGGTTCGAATGGATCGCTCTGTGGAATCAGGTGCGGGAGACCAAATGGGGACTGGTCGTCGACATGCGCGGCTCGACCCTGTCGGGCAAGCTGCGGCGCCAGAAGCGGGCGGTGCGCGGCAAGGTCAATCCGGAACTGCACGCCGTCGAACAGGCCGCCGACATCCTGAAGCTGGATGAGGTTCCGGCGCCGAGGCTGTTCTTCGGCGAGGAGACGCAAGGCCTGGCCGACGCCATCGTCAGGCCGGACGGCAAGCCGATCCTGGCGGTCGGTCCGGGCACGGACTGGATCGGCAAGCGCTGGCCCGCCGACCGTTATTCCCGCGTCGTCGCGGCCCTGCTGGCCGATGACGGGCCGCTGGCGGGCGGGCGGCTGCTGATCGTCGGCGAAGAGGCCGACCGCGACCTGGCCCACACCATTCGTCTGGCCGTCGCCCGGAACCGGGTGATCGAGACGCAAGGGAAACTGACACGGCTGCAGACCGCCGCCGCCCTGTCGCACGCCAGCCTCTACGTCGGGGCGGACTCGATCTGGACCCAGCTGGCGGTCGCCGCCGGCGTGCCCTCGGTGGCGGTCTTCGGGCCGTCGGACGAGGGCCAGGTCGGCCCGTGGCAGGGCGCCTCGGTGCGAGGGCCGCGCTCTCTGGACGAGTTCAAGACGCTGGATCCGCGTCTGAACCAGGCGATTCAGCACATGATGGACCTGCCGGCGGAGCGGGTGCTGAAGGCGGCGAAAAAGTTGCTGGCGGCCAAAACTTCGGCCTGA